The stretch of DNA ctcactctgttgcccaggctgggggggcgtgcagtggcataatctcggcttactgcaacctctgcctcccgagttcaagggattctcctgcctctgcctcccgagtagctgggattacgggcatgtgccatgatgcctggctaatttttgtattttcatcagagacagggtttcgccatgttggccaggctggtctcgaactcctgagatcggtgatccacccgcctcggcctcccaaagtgctgggattacaggtgtgagccactgtgcccggccatctttttttttttttttttaattataatatcgCTTGTTATTTTAGATATACtatctaaaatatatgtatatttgggggtatatgtgcaggtttattacatgggtatactGTGTGACACTGAAGTTTGAGGTACAattgattctgtcacccagatagtGGCCATAACAGTAGTaggcagtttttcaacccttgccccacTCCCTCCCACCTCTAGGAGTTCCCAGTGTccattgttttcatctttatgtccaggtgtatcaatgtttagctcccacttgtaagtgaggacatgcagtatttgattttctgtttctgcattaatttgtttaggataatggcttctagctgcatccatgtaaCTTCCTTTTCTTGccgacttttcttttttttttttgagatggagtctcgctctgtcgcccaggatggagtgcagtggcacgatcttggctcactgcaacaacctccacctccgcggttcaagtgattctcctgccccagcctcctgagtagctggaactacaggtgtgtgccaccatgcccggctcattttttgtattttttagtagagacagggtttcaccatgttggccaggatggtctcaaactccagacctcgtgatctgcccgcctccgcctcccaaagtgctgggattacacgtgtgagccaccgcgcccggccctttttttttttttttttgagatggagtcttgctctgtcacccaggctggagtgcagtggcttgatctctgctcactgcaacctccacttcccgggttcaagcaattctcctgcctcagcctcccgagtggctaggattacaggcacacgccgccacgcccagctaattttttggattttagtagagacggggtttcaccatgttgcccaggctggtcttgaactcctgagctcaggcaatctgcccgcctcggcctccaaaagggctgggattacaggcgtgagccactgcgcccggccttttcttttcttttttttttcttctttttgaaacagagtctcactctgtcacccaggctggagtgcagtggtgtgatctcagctcactgcaacctccacttcacaggttcaaacagttctcatgcctcaccctcccaagtagctgggattgcaggcatgtgccaccacacctggataatttttgtatttttagtaaagatggggttttgccatgtttggccacgctggtcttgaactcctgaactcaggtgattcacccgccttggcctcccaaagtgcttggattacaggtgtgaggcactgtgctggcttttttttttcttttctttctttttttttttttttcagatagggtctccctctgtcacccaggctggagtgcaatagttcagtcatggctcactgcagcctcatactcctgggttcaagcagttctcctgactcagcctcctatgtagctggaactacactcACGAGCCACAgtacctagctatttttttttccttttgtagaaacaggatctttCAAGTATCACCTTTtgatgaagaaaaaaggaaacagtctgactatgttgcccaggctgctcttgaactcctggcctcaagtgatcctcctgcctcggcctcccaaatcactgggattacaggcctgagccactgtgtctggccaataattttctttttttttaatttgaggcagagtttcacacttgttgcccaggctggagtgcaatggcgcgatctcggctcactgcaccctctgcctcctgggttcaagcaattctcctgcctcagcctcctgagtagctgggattacaggcatgagtgaccgcGCCCAGAGACCCCTTTGTTTGTCCCTTTCCGGTGAAACCCCAGATGGGTCCCAAAGTGGGGGAGGGGCATCACCCAGTGGCTAGGGAGGTGGAGGGGACCTAAAGATCTGTTTCTCAAAGGCACCTCCAAATAATCCTCTTTGTTTTAGCATTCTTTCCCTCTTAGAtctagaagcagcagcagctgctgcctgTTCTTAAGTTTTTGAGGATTCTGTTGTATGCATAAGGATTGGCTTGCAGCCTTCCCCACTCCTGGGAGGGATTTAGCTGTCTGAGATCAGCTCAGTCAGGTAATACCAGCCTACctgctttccagcttccagagatTCTGCTGCTGGGGGTCCCCTTTCCTGTTCTTCCTGTCCTTGTGgatttatatctttaaatatctCTTTGTTGTGGATTTATGGGCTTCCAGAGGCAGTGCTCTCTCTACGCGTCTTAACCTGAAAgtgtcttctgtgtgtgtgtgtgtgtgtgtgtgtgtgtgtgtgtgtgtgtgtgtgtatatatatatatattttttttttttttttggagatggagtttcattcttgttgcccaggctggagtgcaatggcgcagtctcagatcactgcaacctctgcctcctgggttcaagcaattctcctgcctccgcctcccaagtagctatgattacaggcatgcgccaccacccccagctaatttttgtattttttgtagtgatggggtttcaccacgttggccaggctagtcttgaactcctgaccccaggtgatctgcccacctcagcctcccaaagtgctggaattacaggcatgagccaccgcacccggccttttttttttttgaaacagagtcttgctctgtcacccaggttggagtacagtggcgggatctcggcttactgcaatctctgctgcccggatttaagcgattctcctgcctcagccttccgagtagctgggactataagcgcccgccaccatgcccagctaattttcgtatttttagtagaaacggggtttctcggccgggcgcggtggctcacgctcgtaatcccagcactttgggaggccgaggcgggcggatcacgaggtcaggagatcgtgaccacggtgaaaccccgtctctactaaaaatacaaaaaattagccgggcgtggtggcgggcgcctgtagtcccagctactcggagaggctgaggcaggagaatggcgtgaacccgggaggcggagcttgcagtgagccgagattgtgccactgcactccagcctgggcgacagagcaagactccgtctcaaaaaaaaaaaaaagaaacagggtttctccacgttggccaggctggtcttgaactcctgacctcaagtgatccatctgcctcagcctcccaaagtgctgggattacaggtgcgagccactgcgcctggccaggctgTGTCTCTTGAGTTGCTTTTAGGTTCACATTAGATAACCCCAATTTCCAACCTCCATTCTGTCACTAACCACCGGTCACTCAATCTCTTAGCAACTATCCATTACAGCGTTGCTGTGAGGAATTAAATAAGCTATTATCTGAAACATACTCAAGGCTTTGTTCAATAGCATAAAGATCTATTGgatgcttattatgtgccaggcactgtgtggtTTGTAAGAAAACATTGTAAAAGAGAGCTGTTACCTTGCATAGTTGGGAGCTGGCAACGGATGGTCGGCCATGCCAACTCCTGTGTTGGGAGAATCATATGCAAGAAATGTGgttgctggccaggcgcggtggctcacgcctgtaatcacagcactttgggaggccgaggcgggtggatcacctgaggtcagttcaagaccagcctggccaacatgataaacccctgtccctactaaaaatacaaaaagcagtcgggcatggtggcgggcgcctgctaatcccagctactcgggaagctgaagcaggacaatcgcttgaacctgggaggcagcggttgcagtgagcaaagaacacgccactgcactccagcctgggcgacagagcaagactccgtctcaaaaaacaacaaacaacaacaacaacaaaaaccatcaATGTGGAAGAGTTTCAAGTGCTCTTCGTGTGCCAGGTAGAAAGCGTAAATATTACATTGCTTTGCGttatgtattccataaatatctgttgagGACCCATTGTGGTGTGGCATCGTGTTCCGTTCAGCAGCTATGGATGTTTAAGTAAACGCATGGGTCCCTCCAGGTCCCCAGAGCGCAGCCTGAAGGGCCTCAGAGCCGGGGCGGAACCAGCGTCTGCGGAACCTTTCTTCCCGCTCCCGGTGCCCCGGGAGCCCCGGCAGGAAATGCGTCAGGGACCACGCTGCGCCGCGCCGCCGCAGTGGGGCCTGGGTCGCCACGGTAACGCGCGCGGTCAGGTGTCTGATCATGAGCGTCCGGGTCGCGCGGGTAGCGTGGGCCCGGGGCTTGGGCGCCAGCTACCGCCGCGGCGCCTCGAGCTTCCTGGTGCCTCCGCCAGGCGCCCAGGGTGTAGCGGAGCTGCTGCGAGATGCGACCGGGGCAGAGGAGGAGGCGCCCTGGGCGGCGACGGAGCGGCGAATGTCGGGCCAGTGCTCCGTGCTGCTCTTCCCGGGCCAGGGCAGCCAGGTGGTGGGCATGGGCCGCGGTCTGCTCAACTACCCGCGCGTCCGCGAACTCTACGCCGCCGCCCGCCGCGTGCTGGGCTACGACCTGCTGGAGCTGAGCCTGCATGGGCCGCAGGAGACCCTGGACCGCACCGTGCACTGCCAGCCCGCGATCTTCGTGGCATCGCTGGCCGCTGTCGAGAAACTACATCACCTGCAGCCGTCGGTGAGGCCCGAGGCCCCGTGACAGGAGGGGGAAGGTGAGCTCTGCCTGAGCTCTTATCACCAGGCTGGCCCTGCCAGAGGCTTCCGCCTGCCATTCCGGGGGCTCCCACGTCTCACTCATTCGatcgagttttttttttttttttttttttttgagacggagtctcgctctgtcgcccaggctagagtgcagtggtgcgatctcggctccgcctcccgagttcacgccattctcctgcctcagcctcccaagtagctgggactacaggcgcccgccaccatgcccggctaatattttgtatttttagtagagacggggtttctcgtgttagccaggatggtctcgatctcctgacctcgtgatctgcccgcctcagcctcccaaagcgctgggattacaggcatgagccaccgtgcccggcctgttttgttttttgagacagtcttgctctgtcacccaggctggagtgcaatggcgcgatcttggctcactgcaacctctgcctcccaggttcaagcagttctgcctcagcctccccagtagctgggattacaggtgcacaccaccacgcccggctaatttttttattctttacttaaatcctcccaggttcacccacctcagcctcccaaagtgctaggattacaggtatgagccactgcaccagcctaaATGAAGGAACATTGAGATGAGTTGAGAATGTCACTTCACTTGAAGGTGGTAGATTGattgctattaatatttaataagacGGTAAATGTTAAGCTAGCACCTGAGATCCTTTACCCTATTTCACCTTCACACCACCTTGTGAGGTTAATACTGTTATTTGATGGTTGAGGAATGCAGGCTCAGGGATATTAAAAGAATTAGTTAAGTGGTCCTGTTGAATCGTCATCATAATATTCATTCACTGCTTACCCTAGGCTGGgtctgtgctaagcactgtatAGACATTGTATTCACATAATTCTCTCAGCCGCCCTTTGGGGTAGGTCCTGTTCttccctcatttcacagatgagataaAAATGCtcttggccgggcgaggtggctcacgcctataatccagcacttcaggaggccgaggtgggtggatcacaaggtcaggagttcaaaagcagcctggccaacatggtgaaaccccgtctctactaaaaatacaaaaattagccgagcgtggtagtggacacctgtaatcccagctactcgagagactgaggcaggagaattgcttgaacccgggaggcggaggttgcagtgggccgagatcacgccattgtactccagcctgggcaacgagcaaaactccacctcaaaaaagaaaagtcatgcTCTTAACTTGTGCACAACGATATGGCCTGAGAGCCTGCTGCAGGGCCATGGCAAGGGAATCCAGAGCCCTGGGTTGGCATCAGTGTGACCATGGACAGAGTTGACTGGACTGTAACTAACCAGGAAAGCTCCTCCTAAATAAAGGGGCAGGACTCAATGATTGTCAAGGTCActtttgtgtgtcctcttccaGCTGGTGCACCAAGTTCGTAGGACCTGGCTCACTGAGATGCTGAACACCCTGCCAGCTCTCAGGTACAGAGCCCTGGAACTGGGCTCCCCAGGAGAATGAGGGCTCACGTTCTGCGTCTGTCCCCACAGGTGATTGAGAACTGTGTTGCTGCTGCTGGATTCAGCGTGGGAGAGTTTGCAGCCCTAGTGTTTGCTGGAGCCATGGAATTTGCTGAAGGTACAGGAAGGAGTTTGGTTTTATGCAAGGCTGTGGTCTTGGGCTCATTAGGGGTAAGGGACACTGCCAAAAATGATACTGGACCCACTCAGGTGATGGGAAGGGAGCACGTGGACAGGGGTGACATTGGCGCATGaggacagggttttgctgtgatTCCTTTTCAAGACTGAAGGATTCATTAGGGATTTCCCTTATTTTTGTAATCTCATGAAGTCTGCTTGCTGAACTGCCTCACCCACTATCCTGTGCACTCATACCTGCAGCACCTGCCACACGAGAGTACGTGTTCAGTAGATGTTCGTTGAATTAAAGAGTAAATATTGGATCTGGAGCCATATCAGTTTTACTTCTTAAGATTTCTGCTGGCCAGGAaccatggctcatgtctgtaatcccagtgctttgggaggccaaggcagtaggatcacttgaggccaggagttccagaccatcttgggccacatagtgagaccctcatctctgcCCCcagcaaaaaccaaaaattacgttgggtgcagtggttcacacctgtaatgccagcactttgggaggcagaggcagataaatgtttgagcccaggagttttagaccagcctgggcaacatggtgaaaaccccatctctactgaaaatacaaaaattagccaggcatggtggtgtgcacctgtagtcccagctcgagtacttgggaggatgaggtgggaggattacctgaacccaggaggtcaaagctgcagtgagctgtgatcgtgccactgcattccagcctgggtggcagagtgacaccctgacacacacacacaccctgacacacacacacacacacacaattagctgggcttagtggcatgcacctgtaattccagctactcaggaggctgagggaagaagatcacttgagcccctgagtctgaggctgcagtgagccatgactgtgccactgcactgtggcatgggtgacagagcaagaccctgtctaaaacaaacaaaaaggaatctAGTATAGAAACACGAGAGGTTATTGGGACtggagagggagaaatggagagtGCCTACATAGTGGACATGGAGTGTTTGAAACTAGAGAGAGTTGGTGGTTGTACAACATTATGAATACCCCAAataccactgaattatacacatTAAAGTggttaattatattttatgtgaatttcactgcagtgctttttttttttaagcgttATAGCATTATTAAGGAAAGTTtcataatttcacattttatgaaacaattttattacatgtatCATTTTATGTGTACATAATGTGCAGAATTAGGCTTGGtgtgggctcacgcctgtaatcccagcccagcactttgggaggccaaggtgggtggatcacctaaggcaggagtttgagaccagcctgaccaatgtggtgaaaccccatctctactaaaaagtcaaaaattatctgggtgtggtggtatgcatctgtaatcttagctacttgggaggctgaggcacaagaatcgcttgaaccaggaggcagaggttgcagtgagccgagattgtgccactgcactctagcttaggttagagaatgagactctgtgtccaaaaaaaaaaaaagtgtagaattATAGCATATTtacaattttgtgttttatttttcttgttctttttttttgagacagtatcttgctctgtcaccccagctgcagtgcagtggtgcagtcgtagctcactgcagcctcagcctcttggcctcaagtgatcctcccgcttcagtctccagactaactgggactacaggctcacaccatcatgcccagctaattttaaaattttttgtagagatggggtctcgctgtgttgccagggctggtctggaactcctgactcaagtgatcctccagctttagcctcctacagtgctgagattacttacaggcgtgagccactgtgcctgacctactTTTTTCCCTTGACATTTTACATAGTTATTGAATGTCTCTGTGGGAGGACTTCTACGTGctctcctcccttttcttctatgttttcttctgcttcttgtCACAGGctcttgttcatttgttttttaagagacagagttttcctgtcttccaggcttgagtgcagtgatgcaaccgtagctcactgcagcctctaactcctgatctcaagtagtcctcctgccttagcctcccaagtacctgatgTCACAGGCTCTTCATGTATTTGTCCTACTGTTCTTGTGTAAGGGAGCTAAAAGTCCTGTACATAGAAGTGCTAAGTGAATGAAGGTATGTCAGGATTTGCTCCTTACACCTCTCTGTTGACCTATGAAACACTGTGCACGTCCCTTCATCTCTTCTTGGTCTGGTCAtctcttccctctgcccaggAAGCAGGACCAGGGTGTTGGGCGTCTGGTGGTTTCAGGCCGTTCTTATGTGTGGCTTTGTagggttttttgagacagggtctcgccctgtcacccaggctggaatacagtggcatgaacacagctcactgtagcctcgacttcctgggctccagcaatcctctcacctcagcctcccaagtagctggaaccacaggcacacactgccacgcccggctaatttttgtatttttggcagcgacagggttttaccatgttgtccagtctggtctcgaactcctgagctcaagtgatctgcctgcctcggcctcccaaagtgccggaagtACAGGTGCGAGCCACAGCTACCAGCCCTCAGGCCACTCTTATTATTGGCACTGCCTGCCTGGGCACAGCCTGCCCTCTCTCCATGCTCTTGAGCCACACTGAATCAGGAGTCATAGGTTTTCGTTCATCTGCTTTGGCTGTGTCAGGTTCTCCAGCTCTAAGTGGGGACAGTAACACTTGACTTATGACAATTGTGTTACTGAAATTCATGTAGTACAGCAGCTCATGTCTCTGATGGTTCTTTTCTGTtgttcttgttttgagacagggtcttgctctgtcaccaggctggtgtgcagtggagcaatcatagcttactacagctgcagcctcaacctgccgggcacaagtgatcctcccgtctcagcctcccaagcatctgggactacaggcacgcaccaccatgcgtggcttttattttttttttttgtagggacaaggtctccctatgttgctaaggctggtctcgaactccttgggctcaagcagtcctcctgcctcggcctcccagagtgctgggattacaggcatgagccaccgcgcccggcctgatctCTCTTAATAAACTAACTAATAATAATTCCCAGCTTTCACAACAGCCCAGGCAGATtagatattattatcctcattttactaaCTAAAAATTTGAACCTCAAGGAGGTTGTGACTTGGCTAAGGCAATGTGGCTTCCACCCTGTTCCTTTTTACCCTTTACCAGGGTTTCTCAATAGTggcactatttaaaaaaaaaaaaaaaatggtggcacCGTTGGGCCAGGTCATTTGTTTTGTGGGGGGGAAGAGGGGGCTGACCTGTGCAGTGCAGcatgttgagcagcatccctggcctctacccgcTAGATGTCAGTAGCACTCTCCCCTAGTCGGAACAACCAGAAAGTGTTTCCGGACACTGCCCCCGGCCTGTTGAGCACCACTGTCCTACTCCAAACCAGCTTTATGGCAGGAAGCTCCTTGGGTTAGTTTGTATAGTGCCAAGCACAGCAGCGTACTTTTGGTGGTGAGCACTTGTGCAGTCGATGGAGGTGTGTGGAACTGTGGCCCTGCGGGCCGGCAGCAAACACCAGTGCCTCTGTCTCTAGTGCAGAGTGGAGCTTGGGCTTTGTTTCTCAGGCCTGgccttttctccttcattctgtgCCTGCGCTTCTCTCTGTACAGGTTTGTATGCAGTGAAAATCCGAGCTGAGGCCATGCAGGAAGCTTCAGAAGCTGTCCCCAGTGGGATGCTGTCTGTCCTCGGCCAGCCTCAGTCCAAGTTCAACTTCGCCTGTTTGGAAGCCCGGGAACACTGCAAGTCTTTAGGCGTGGAGAACCCCGTGTGTGAAGTGTCCAACTACCTCTTTCCAGATTGCAGGGTGATTTCAGGACACCAAGAGGTGGGTGTTGATGGGAGCTGCCTTCATAGACCCCAGTCTGGTGCGGAGGGTTGGAGCTGCTCCACACCCGTGGGGCCAAGCAGTGTGGCGGGTGCTCTGTCCAGCCCAGTCTTTAGGAATTATTTTGGGGCCAGGGCAGTGAGGTAGACCGAGTGCTGCAAAGCAGGCAGGAGCAAGAATGCTGCCCTGCTCCACCATGTGTAGGATGGGGTCTGGAACCAACCAGCCAGCCCATGTCTAAAGTaaaggggcagggccaggtgaTCTCCAGGGCCTTCCCGTAGTACGTTCTGGGCTTCTGAGGAGCCTCTGATCTGGTTGCTTCCTTAGATAAAAGAGATCTGTTTTCTGCTGGATCGCTCTGCCTGCCCTGCTTTTTTTAGGTGTCTGTTTTTGCACTGgagttcatttcctttccacCGTCTTTCCTTCCATTTGCTACTTCCCCAAACATTTATCAAGCGCTGGGGACGCACAGACTGATTAGCCAGGGTTCCTGCCGTCAAAGGAAGAGCCCCGTGAATGGATGACTCCAGGCCGAGGGGCGCAGTGAGGGTCTGGCTGACTGCTCATGGGCCTAAGagcaacccaggaggcagcagctGGAGGACGGGCATGTGTTCGCCAGCAGGGGGCATCCTGAGCGGAGCAGCAGGAGCCCCCTACGGAAAGAGCAGTGGATGCTGAGTGCCTGGCTCGGGGAATGCTGAGTGAGCGCAGATTGCAGCCCGTGTGAGGGGCTGCTGCCTGGCCCAGGCATTTCTGTCTTACTTCATGTCCCTCACAGCCCATCCTGTGCTATATGGAAggaaggaattctttttttttttttttttttgagacagggtctcactctgttgcctaggctggagtacagtggcaccatcacggctcattgcagcctggacctcctgggctcaagtgttcctcccaccttagGCTCCGGAGTGGCTTGGATTACAGACACgggcaaccacacctggctaacttttgtattttttttgtagagacgggatttcaccatgttgcccaagctggtcttgaactactgggctcaagtgatccccccacctcagcctcccaagtagctgggactacagacacaggccaccacactcagctaaagGAAGGGATTCTTCATCACATTTTCCACAcaaggatgctgaggcagagagaggcaagTGCTTGGGGATGGTAGAGGCAGAATGGGAACCTGAGTCTGTCTCGCTCTGGAGTCTATTTCCTCCACTTGACCGTGCTTGGCTCACCTTCTCCTTTGAGGGCTCACCGTGTGCCAGGCGTCCTCAACTGCCTCCTCTGAAGTAGTGAGAGCTGGCAGGAGCCTCTTGTGACTGTTCTGAGATGGTGGGCAGGTCAGGTATGGTGGCCCCAGGTCAGTCTTGGAGCTAATTATGCATTCCCTTTACCAGCCTTGGAAGGAAGCCCAGAAGTGGCTCAGGAAGGACCTCCCAGTCAGGGCAGGAGTCTCCCCAACAGGCTACCAGACAGGTGCACCCAGTCTAGGTGACAACTCCTAGGTTTGTCcttttggtactttttttttttttttttttttttgagacaatgtcttactctgtcatccaggctggagtgcagtggcactatctcagctcactgcaacctccacctcctgggttcaagtgattctcctgcctcagcctcccaagtagctgggactacaagtgcatgccaccacgcccagctaattgtttgtatgtttagtagagatagggtttcaccatgttggtcaggctggtcttgaacccctgacctcaggtgatctgcccacctcagcctcccaaagtgctgggattataggcctgagccactgtgcccagtttccCTTTGGTATTCTTGGTAGTGCCACAGCAAAGAGCTCAGGTGAGGGCAGGGGTACCCCTCAGTGGGGAAGCCCCTTTCCAATAACTGATGTGAAAAGGCTCCTGGGCCCTGCTCGCCCAATGCCTGGGCCAAGGACTGGCCATTGCAGAGGAGACTGCTGGCCCCTGCGATGGTGACCTTGAGCCCTGTGGCCCTAGCCTGGGACTTGAGAGGGCTCAGCTGTTGAGCCAGAGTCCAGAGACCTTACACGGAAAGCGCTTTGAGACCACAGGTGCTCCAGGAAGTGCCACTGAGTAGCCATCCCCATACCTGCCAGTCACTCAGACAATCTAGGTGTGGAGGGAGGGGCTTGGGCTACAGAGTCTGGAAGGCCCAGACCAAAGAGGCTCCTGGTTCCTGCGGTCCAGCCCTCAGTGGGATGGAGCCGCATAGAGGGTGATGGTGGAGGGGAAGCACGGGTGAGTCAGTACAGGCCAGGTTTTGCTGCAGTGACAAGTATCCCACACCTCAGTGGCCACAGCACACAAGCACAGGTCCCACTCCTGGTCTGTGCTCGCCAGGCTGGGTTCTGCTGGGTGTTTTCAGCCCAGGACTCAGGCTACAGGAACAGTCTCCAGGGAACACTGACAGACTAAAGCAGGTGGAcgacttgagaccagcctggccaacatggt from Nomascus leucogenys isolate Asia chromosome 7b, Asia_NLE_v1, whole genome shotgun sequence encodes:
- the MCAT gene encoding malonyl-CoA-acyl carrier protein transacylase, mitochondrial isoform X1; the protein is MSVRVARVAWARGLGASYRRGASSFLVPPPGAQGVAELLRDATGAEEEAPWAATERRMSGQCSVLLFPGQGSQVVGMGRGLLNYPRVRELYAAARRVLGYDLLELSLHGPQETLDRTVHCQPAIFVASLAAVEKLHHLQPSVIENCVAAAGFSVGEFAALVFAGAMEFAEGLYAVKIRAEAMQEASEAVPSGMLSVLGQPQSKFNFACLEAREHCKSLGVENPVCEVSNYLFPDCRVISGHQEALQFLQKNSSKFHFRRTRMLPVSGAFHTRLMEPAVEPLTQVLKAIDIKKPLVSVYSNVHGHRYMHPSHIQKLLAQQVVSPVKWEQTMHAIYERKKGREFPQTFEVGPGRQLGAILKSCNMQAWKSYSAVDVLQTLEHVDLDPEEPQR
- the MCAT gene encoding malonyl-CoA-acyl carrier protein transacylase, mitochondrial isoform X2; amino-acid sequence: MSVRVARVAWARGLGASYRRGASSFLVPPPGAQGVAELLRDATGAEEEAPWAATERRMSGQCSVLLFPGQGSQVVGMGRGLLNYPRVRELYAAARRVLGYDLLELSLHGPQETLDRTVHCQPAIFVASLAAVEKLHHLQPSVIENCVAAAGFSVGEFAALVFAGAMEFAEGSTVSPEEFL